The window AACAATCCTTACTAGTAGCTTAATTTATTATGTCTAACTTTTTGGGGTCAGATCAAAATCAGCCTCTTTTATATTTAAATTATTTATATTTTAGATAGTAAATAGATAACATATTTTTATAAGATTCTTCTTCCTTATTAAGTGGAGAATATTGAACTATAAGATTTCCTTTATAATCAAAGCTAATATCTTTAGGAATTTTTTTATTTTCATTATACTTTTCTTTAAAAATCAACTTTTTATTTTTCTTTATGCTATAAAGTGAGACATTAGCTTTTTTATCTAAAAAAGCTAATTTATCTTCTTTTAGACTATAACGATTAATAGTACCTATTGTAGGATCAAACTCTTCATACTTATTCTTATTGATATCATAATATCCAAAACTTTGATCTTCCCATTCATTAAGATCATTAAAGTTTATCGAAAATATTTTATTATTATTATACTTAGCATAACTAGGATATAAAAATTCTGCTGGATATACTTCTAGTACTTCTCTACTGATATCATAAGCTTTATAATACGGTTTTCCATCTGTCAAGTCTGACCATATTATTTTATTGTCTTCCATATATAAAGAAGTGTTATACGCATCTACATTGTTTAACCCTTCTATATCCCTATAAGTATTAGTATTTAAATCAAGAATACGTATAAATCCTTCTTTATTTATATCCATGTGAACCCATACTATATAATGATCATAAAGATACGGTAGTTGTTTTTTGTAACTGTTAGCTTCAAATACTTTTTGGATTTTCCCAGTCTCCATATTCATCGACATTATATTCCACATATGTCCACCAGTATTTGAATCAACCCATACTAGCCAATCCTTATTTACTTCAATACCTTCTATTGCTGACTCATTGAAATTAGACTTATAAATAGTTCTTGCCTTTTTAGTATTAACATCCATTTTGACTATCTCGTTTAAAAATCCACTATTCTTACTATTTGTAGAAAAGTATAGTTCATTATCTCTTAAAGCCGGACTATTTACTTTTTTATAGTTCAAATCCAAGTTAAATACTTCATATCGTATATTATCAGCACTAGACTTAATAATGTTCTTTTTTACTACAAATATCACTATGATCATTAGTAAACAAGTTAGAAAAATTAATTTTTTTCTCATAAGCATGTCCTCCTGTGTTACCTTTTATAATAGTTAAATTGACTTTAAATCACAATGCTATAATTAATTTTACACTTGTTTACATATAATTCCAATACTTTTTTTTAAATTACTCCAAAATTATTATTTTATCTCCAGCTTTTACCTTACCACCTTTTAATACTTTAGTAAAGATTCCTTCATTAGGCATTACACATTTTCCTATTTCTTTAGCTATATTACACTTGCTATGACATTCCTTTCCTATCTGAGTAACTTCTTGTATTGTTTCTCCTATTTTTAATTTAGTTCCTATAGGTAACTCATATACAATTATTCCTTCAGTAGTAATATTTTCTGCAAATGCTCCATAATCTAATCCTTCTACTCCCATATTTTTCATTTTGTTTATACTTTCTATTCCAAGTAAACTAACTTGTCTATGCCATTTTCCTCCATGAGCATCTCCTTCTAATCCAAAGTCCTCTATAAAGTTCCCTTCATTTATTGGACTCTTAGATACTCCTTTTTTATCACTCTTATTTATCTGTAAAACTTTTCCTTCTATTTTCATAATTTATTCCCCCTAAACTAGGTAGTATTATTAACTAATTAATTACTCATTTCTTAAATATTCACCAGATTTTCCTCCGGTTTTTTTAATTAATCTCGCATTACTTATAACCATATCCTTATCTACTGCTTTACACATATCATATATTGTAAGACTGGCAATTGTTACTGCTGTTAACGCTTCCATTTCTACTCCAGTCTTACCTATTGTTTTTACTTCTGACTCTATTTCTATTTCATCTTCTAATATATTAAATCTTATATCTGCCCCAGTTAAAAATATATTATGGCACATAGGTATGAGATCACTTGTTTTCTTTGCTCCCATTATTCCGCCTATTTGAGCTACAGAAAGAACATCTCCCTTTTTTATAAGTCCTTCTTTTATCATTTTTATAGTTTCTTTTTTCATCTTTATAGAACATTTTGCTATCGCTACTCTTTTAGTATCATCTTTTTCTGTAACTTCTACCATGTGAGCTCTTCCGCTTTCATTAAAGTGAGTAAATTCCATAATCTAACCTCCTATTTGAAACATACTTTTGTTAGTATATACTCCTTTTTCCAACTGATGTTCCTCTGGTTTCTTTAGTATTGCTTCTCTTATTACCTTTTTTAAATCTTCTCCATCTCGAAGTGACTTTCTTAAATCTATTTCTTCATCTGAGTGAAGACAAAGCTTTAATTTACCTTGTGAAGTAAGTCTTAATCTATTACAGTTACTACAGAATTTACATGACATAGGACTTATAATACCTACTCTCCCTTTTCCATTAGGAAGTTTATAGTAAGTTGCTGGAGATGAAATATCTTCACTCTCTACCTTTACTAGTTCCTTCACTTTTTCTAAAACTATGTTACCAGATAAATAGCTGTTTTTATTCCAATTTAGTCCTTCACCTATAGGCATAAGTTCTATGAATCTAACATCAATTTTTTCAGCTTGTGTGATATATACAAAGTCCTCTATTTCATTTATATTGAACCCGTCTATCAATACAACATTTATTTTTATTGGATTGAGTCCTACTTTTTTAGCTTCCTCAATTCCATCTAATACATCTTTCAAATTTCCAGTTCTAGTTATATCTTTGTATTTCTCTTCATTTAGTGTATCTAAGCTTATATTAACTCTATCTAAACCCGCTTCTTTCAAATCTTTAGCATATTTCTTTAAAAGTATTCCATTTGTAGTCATTGATAAATCTTTTACCTTATCAAGACTTGATATCTTTCTTACTAATTCCACGATTCCATTTCTTACTAGTGGCTCTCCACCTGTAATTCTTATTTTTGTTATTCCTAGTGAAACTAAATTTTTTGATATTTCATATATTTCTTCAAATGTCAGTACATTTTCATGATTAATCTTATTGATACCATCTTCTGGCATACAGTATTTGCATCTTAAATTACATAAATCAGTTATAGATATTCTTAAATAGTTTATATCCCTTTCGAACGAATCTTTCATAATGATCACCTACTTATCTTAAGTTTAATATTTATAAAGATATAACTTCACCTATATTTGATATTTCATATCCGCCTAATTCTTTAATTTTACTCTTAAACTCTTGAGATTTTATTACATCTATAAAGTTCATAATTTTTTTATCATGTAAATATTCAAAAGAAGTTAAAAAATCATATTCCTCATAGGTAACTTCTACAAAGTCTAAATCTAAGGCCTTAGCTGATGATAATACTCCTAGTGCAGCATCAGCTCCTCCAGTTTTTACTGCCATAGATACAGCCATGTGAGTATTCATTTCTCTATCATATCCTTTTATTCTATCAGGATTTATATTTAATTTTTTCAAATTATAATCTAGTAATATTCTCGTACCCGATCCCTTTTGTCTATTAATAAATGTTATATTATCTTTAATAAGATCATTAAAATCCTTAATATTATGAGGATTACCTTTATTTACTATAAAGCCTTGGATTCTTTTAACACCTTTTATAATTGCCATTTTTTCATTAGGAAAATATTTTTTTACATAGCTTATATTATATTCTCCTGTTTCTATATCTAATAAATGTATAGGGGCAATGTGACATTCTCCCCTTTTCATTGCAAGTATACCGCCCATACTTCCTACATGTCCAGATGATAACTTAGTCATATCAGATATTACATCCATTATCAAATCATGGCTCCCTATTGAAACTAAAGTATCCTTTATTTTACTTATTGGCTTTAGTAGCTTTACATCTACAGTTTCTCCACCTTCAACACCTTCAGTATTTCGAGGTATTGTAACTATACCATCAGCTTTTACCAGACTCATAGTTACTCCTGCTCCTCCAGTTAAAGGAGTTGCGATAAGCCTATCTTTTACTACTCCTAAGTTTACTCTAACCAATTCTTTATTTTTAAATGAAGATACTATTCTTTTGGATATAATTGCTTGTTCAATTTCTTCCTTTTCTTCTTCTTGACCAGTATATTTATATATAATAGGTTTTACAAATGTTTCAAATACAAGGTAGGAGGATACAGGGTATCCAGGTATCCCTATTATAGGTTTATTATTAATTATACCCAGTATTGTTGGCTTTCCTGGTTTTAGTGCAATTCCATGAACTACTACTTCACCTATCTCCTTAATAATTTTCACTGTAAAATCCTTTGTTCCAGCAGATGATCCTGCATTTATTAATATAATATCGTTTTCTTCTGAACACTTTAGTATTTCTCTTTTTAATATGTCATAATCATCTTTTACAGGCCTGTATCTTTTTGGAACTCCTCCATATTCTTTTATAAGGCCTTCAAATACTAGGGAATTAGAATCAGATATTTTACCTACATCTACAGTATTTATATCTTCTACTATTTCTGAACCTGTAGGAACTATCCCTATATTAGGCTTTTTATAAACCCTAACCTTTTCTATACCACCACATACCAAAGCACCTAAGTCTATTGGTCTTATTTTATGTTTCGATGGTATTATCATTTCTGTAGCTACTATATCTTCTCCTATAGGTCTTATATGTTGCCAAGGATAAGCAGATTTTATTATTTTTATTTTTCCATCATCTAAGTTTATAACCTCTTCTATCATTATAACAGCATCAAATGGTGGTTCTATAGGATTTCCTGTATTTATATATTTATAATCTTTACCTTCTTCTAATATTTTAGGCGTAGATTCTGTAACGCCTACCATATCTTTTGACTTTACTAATATTCCGTCCATAGCTGCGGCATTATAGTGAGGAGATGACTTTTTTGCATATACAGCTTCATATGTTATCCTTCCTAATGCATCTACAGTATCTACTTCTTCCCAGTCTATATTTCTATATATTTTTTTGAAATAAAGCTCTTTTGCTTTTCCTACGTCTATGTTATCTATATAAACATTTCTTTCTTCTTTTTTCATATCACAGATTCTCCTTATCAGCTTCTATAGAAGGTAGACTTCCCTTTCTTCTCCCTTGTATACCCCTTCTTCATCAGAATGTATAACTATATATCCATTTGAACTTGACAGTAAAGTAATCATTCCTGATTTTCCAAATCTAGGAGTTGCATATAGTTTCCCATCTCTTTCTTCTAATGAAACCATCTGATACGTTGTCTTTCCTGGTGATGAACGAAAATTAAAATCAATTATGGCTCTAGTTTTATTCACCTGATCCTTTATATTCATAAGTTTTTTTATAATAGGTTCAACAAAAGCTTTAAACACTACTATAGATGATACTGGGTGACCAGGTAATCCAAATATTATCTTTCCATTGGCATCTCCTACTATAGTAGGCTTTCCTGGTTTTATAGATATTCCATGTACCAAAACTCCTTTACCCTCAAATGAATTTATAACATCATGAGTAAAGTCCCTTGTTCCTACTGAACTTCCACCTGACATTATTACTATATCTGAAGTATCTAATCCCTTTTGAACCTCTTCTTTTAGCATATCAAAATTATCTTTAACTATCTTTTTTTCTACTACTTCTCCACCTATTTTTTTTATTAGTGAATATAGTGCATAACTATTTATATCTCTTATTTTTCCTTTTTCTATTTTTTCATCTATATCTACAATTTCATCACCAGTAGATATAATATAAAATTTAAGCTTGTTGTATACTTTTACTTTAGATTTTCCAAGAGATGCTAATGCCCCTATGTCCTGAGGATTTAACTTCTTTCCTTTTTCTAGGACTACATCTCCATTTTTTGTATCATCACCTTTAAATATTACATTTTCCCCTGATGACACAGGCTTGTATACCATTATATTACTATCATCTAACCGCTCTACATGTTCTATCATTACAACTGAGTCTGCTCCTTTAGGTATCATGCCACCTGTAGGTACATAAACTGCATCTCCAAAGTTAACCTCGGCTTTAGAATCTTCTCCCATCTTTACTTCGCCTATTAAATTCAGCATACTAGGTATAGTTTCACTAGCTCCATGACTATCTCTACTTTTTATTGCATATCCATCTACAGATGATCTATCAAATTCGGGAACACATATATCAGAAACTATATCTTCAGCTAATATACGATCCAAGACATTTAAAATATCTATATTCTCAGTGTCTATTTTATAATCTCTAAAGTTTTTTATAACTATTTCTCTACCTTCTTCAATTGACACAACTTTGAAAAATTTCAATTTAGAATCCTACCTTTCCATTTTCAATATTTATTATTTCATCACACATTCTTTCTGCTTGATTTAAATTGTGAGTAACTATAACTATAGTAGAATTTTCTTTTTTATTAAATTGTATCACTTTTCTCTCTATCATTTCTAATGATTTCACATCTATATTTGAAGTAGGCTCATCTAGAAGAAGAAGTCTTGGTTCAAAAACTAAAGCTCTAGCTAATGAAACTTTTTGAGACTCTCCACCTGACAGAAGATTAGCCTTCTTATTTACTATGTTTGTTATTTCTAGCTCTTCTAATATATTTCTCACTTTATCTTTTATATCTCTTTCTTTGAATCCTCTTAATTTTAAAGGATATAGGATATTTTCATACACAGTTCTCTTAAATAAATAAGGCTTTTGACTTACTAATGTTATATTTTTATATATATTTTTATTTAATTTCCTATCATCATATCTTATATCACCAGTAAAAATATCATCTAATCCTGCTATTATATTAAGAAGTGTACTTTTACCAGCTCCATTTGGTCCTAATATACCAGTTATTTTTCCTGAATCTATTTTTATCTCGTCTATATTTAATATATTTTTTTCATTATAATATTTTTTTAAATTTCTTATGTGTACATTCATGTTAATCCTCCACATTGTAGGAATATATGATACTATTTATTCCAAAAGAAATTATAAGCAGAACTATTCCTAATGCTATTGCCATTGGATAATCTCCCATTGAGTTTAACATAGAAATTGACGTTGTTATTACTCTTGTATGTCCTTTTATATTTCCTCCAACTATCATAACTGCTCCAACTTCTGATATAGCTCTTGAAAATGATGTAACTATATTCATAAATATATCTACTTTTAATTCCTTTATTATAAGTAAAATTATATGAAATGTATTAGCACCTAATGTAGTTCCTGTCTTCTTTATAATATGTCCTCTACTTTTTGACATATTATATGTCAGTCCTAATATAAGAGGTGCGACTAAAACTGTTTGAGCAATTATCATAGCTGTAGGTGTATATAGAATATCAAGAAATCCTAAAGGTCCTCTTCTTGAAAGTAGTATAGCTATGAAAAGACCTACTATGACTGATGGGATACTCATAAAAGTATATAAGATTCGAGATAAGAGCTTTTTCCCTTTAAACTCCTTTATTCCTAGATATATTCCTAAGGGAATACATACTGTAGATGATATTATTGTTGCAAATGAAGAAACAAATACTGATAGTCCAATAATACTATATACTTCCTTATCAAAGCTTAATAAAAGTCTTATAGATTCCTTTATTCCGTCTAGTATATAGTCCATAACATACTCCTTTAACAAATTAAATTAAAATAATATAGTAAAAATTCTAAATCTTGTACTAAATAGCTAAACTTATATACAAAATTTAGAATTTTACTATGTTTATACCCTAAAATCTATTTAGCATTTGGTATAAATAAAGATTGTCCAAATTCTTTTTTACCATACTCACCTATTAATTTTTGAGTTTTCTCTGAAAGTATCCATTCTTCAAATTCTTTTGCACCGTCTTTATTTATCTTTTTATTTTTATTAGGATTTACTGGTATAATACCATATTGATTATAAAGATTATCTTCTTTCTCTATTACTATGTCTAAATCTAAAGTGTCTTTTAATTTTAAGTATGTTGCTCTATCTGTTATCGTATATCCTTGTTTCTCACTAGCTATCTTTAATACTTCTCCCATTCCACTACCTGCTGATACATACCATTTTCCTTCTGGTTTTAAATTAGCAGTTTCCCAAAGCTTTAATTCTTTTTTATGTGTACCAGATTCATCTCCTCTTGATACAAAAGTTCCTTGTTTATCAGATATTGTTTTTAATCCAGCTACTATATCATTTGGTGAATTTTCTTTTAATTTTAGTGGATCATTTTTAGGTCCAACTAGTATAAAGTCATTATACATTACATCATGTCTTTGAAGTCCATGTCCTTCTTTCACAAACTTTTCCTCATCTGATTTAGCATGAACTAGAAGTATATCTGCATCACCATCTTCACCCTTTTTTAATGCTTGACCAGTACCAACAGAAACTACTTTTACATCTATTCCTGTTTCTTCTTTAAATTTAGGAAGTAAATAATCTAAAAGACCACTATCTTCAGTACTCGTTGTAGTAGCAAGTATTATACTACCTTTTTCTTTTTTATCACTAGTATCTTTGCTCTTTTCTTGTTCATTTTTTGTAGTTGCGTTTTTATTTTCTTGTTCATTCTTATTGCTATTACTACATCCAGCTAATAAAGAAAATGATAATAAAACACATAAAATAACGCTAAGTAACTTTTTCATCTTGTCCTCCTTATATATGCTCTAGTTCTTTTAAGTTATATGTATATTGAGTCCTCTTAATTTCTTGAATTATAATACTCTTATAAAAAGCATTTTTTTTAGAAAATAAGAGAAAAATCAATGAACATACCTAATAAAATTTCTTGTAATAAATGTCACAGCTTTTAACACTGCTATAAATGTCTATTATATTTTTATAATTGTTTTGATAGATTCTCGTATTTATATATAAAAAAAATAGTCCTTATGAAAAGGACTATTTTTGAGTATGCATAGTTAACATACTCAAACCTTCCTTTCCAAGAGTGGGAGGCATAAAAATTTCTCTTTATACCCATGGGCCTAACTTCATAGTTTAAACCTTAGAAGTTTAGACTCGGAAAATTTGAATATATATTCATTTTTCGGCCTCTAACAAAACCTATTAAAGTTATATTAAGATCTTTAGCCATTTCTACAGTTAAATTAGTTGGAGCTGACCTTGATATTATAGCTGGTATTCCCCTTTTAGCTACCTTTATTAAAACCTCTGAAGATATTCTTCCACTTGTTAAAATCATTTTATCTTTTAAGTCTATATCTTCCATTAAAGTTTTTCCTAGAATTTTATCAAGTGCATTGTGTCTTCCTATATCTTCTTCAAATATTAATATATTGTCCTTATCACATAAGGCACAACTATGAACACCACCTGTTTTTAAGAAAAGTTCTGACTCTTTATTAAAGATTCTTATAAGTCTTATAATATCTTCCTTGTCTATTTTAAAGTCATGTTTTATCTTCTTAGATTTAAAAGAGTCTATGACATTATAAAAAACTGTACCTTTACCACAACCTGTAGTTATAGTTCTTTTACCATATAGTTTTTCTTTTAAGTTTGTTTTATTTTTAGTATATACATAAGCTATACCTTTTTTATGATCTATTTTTACGTCTAATATATCTTCTTTTGTACCTATAAGACCTTCTGAATGTAGGAACCCTATAGCTAGATGTTCTAAAGAACTTGGTGTACAAAGAAGAGTTATAAACTCATTATCATTTAGAAATATTGTAAAAGGATATTCAACTATAACTTCATCTGTTTCTTCAGCTACATCGTTATCTTTTATTCTTATAATATCAACTTCCTTAACTTCGTTCATAATATCGCTCCATTTAACTTTAATTTGAATAGTTTTTTATATAATTATCTAGTTCTTCTCTAGTATTTAAATTAATAAACATTTCCCATTTGGGGCTAAATTTTCTTGCTTGTTCTTCTTCTATAT is drawn from Gottschalkia purinilytica and contains these coding sequences:
- the moaC gene encoding cyclic pyranopterin monophosphate synthase MoaC, which encodes MEFTHFNESGRAHMVEVTEKDDTKRVAIAKCSIKMKKETIKMIKEGLIKKGDVLSVAQIGGIMGAKKTSDLIPMCHNIFLTGADIRFNILEDEIEIESEVKTIGKTGVEMEALTAVTIASLTIYDMCKAVDKDMVISNARLIKKTGGKSGEYLRNE
- a CDS encoding ABC transporter permease, which gives rise to MDYILDGIKESIRLLLSFDKEVYSIIGLSVFVSSFATIISSTVCIPLGIYLGIKEFKGKKLLSRILYTFMSIPSVIVGLFIAILLSRRGPLGFLDILYTPTAMIIAQTVLVAPLILGLTYNMSKSRGHIIKKTGTTLGANTFHIILLIIKELKVDIFMNIVTSFSRAISEVGAVMIVGGNIKGHTRVITTSISMLNSMGDYPMAIALGIVLLIISFGINSIIYSYNVED
- the glp gene encoding gephyrin-like molybdotransferase Glp, whose product is MKFFKVVSIEEGREIVIKNFRDYKIDTENIDILNVLDRILAEDIVSDICVPEFDRSSVDGYAIKSRDSHGASETIPSMLNLIGEVKMGEDSKAEVNFGDAVYVPTGGMIPKGADSVVMIEHVERLDDSNIMVYKPVSSGENVIFKGDDTKNGDVVLEKGKKLNPQDIGALASLGKSKVKVYNKLKFYIISTGDEIVDIDEKIEKGKIRDINSYALYSLIKKIGGEVVEKKIVKDNFDMLKEEVQKGLDTSDIVIMSGGSSVGTRDFTHDVINSFEGKGVLVHGISIKPGKPTIVGDANGKIIFGLPGHPVSSIVVFKAFVEPIIKKLMNIKDQVNKTRAIIDFNFRSSPGKTTYQMVSLEERDGKLYATPRFGKSGMITLLSSSNGYIVIHSDEEGVYKGEEREVYLL
- a CDS encoding molybdopterin biosynthesis protein, with amino-acid sequence MKKEERNVYIDNIDVGKAKELYFKKIYRNIDWEEVDTVDALGRITYEAVYAKKSSPHYNAAAMDGILVKSKDMVGVTESTPKILEEGKDYKYINTGNPIEPPFDAVIMIEEVINLDDGKIKIIKSAYPWQHIRPIGEDIVATEMIIPSKHKIRPIDLGALVCGGIEKVRVYKKPNIGIVPTGSEIVEDINTVDVGKISDSNSLVFEGLIKEYGGVPKRYRPVKDDYDILKREILKCSEENDIILINAGSSAGTKDFTVKIIKEIGEVVVHGIALKPGKPTILGIINNKPIIGIPGYPVSSYLVFETFVKPIIYKYTGQEEEKEEIEQAIISKRIVSSFKNKELVRVNLGVVKDRLIATPLTGGAGVTMSLVKADGIVTIPRNTEGVEGGETVDVKLLKPISKIKDTLVSIGSHDLIMDVISDMTKLSSGHVGSMGGILAMKRGECHIAPIHLLDIETGEYNISYVKKYFPNEKMAIIKGVKRIQGFIVNKGNPHNIKDFNDLIKDNITFINRQKGSGTRILLDYNLKKLNINPDRIKGYDREMNTHMAVSMAVKTGGADAALGVLSSAKALDLDFVEVTYEEYDFLTSFEYLHDKKIMNFIDVIKSQEFKSKIKELGGYEISNIGEVISL
- a CDS encoding ATP-binding cassette domain-containing protein, which translates into the protein MNVHIRNLKKYYNEKNILNIDEIKIDSGKITGILGPNGAGKSTLLNIIAGLDDIFTGDIRYDDRKLNKNIYKNITLVSQKPYLFKRTVYENILYPLKLRGFKERDIKDKVRNILEELEITNIVNKKANLLSGGESQKVSLARALVFEPRLLLLDEPTSNIDVKSLEMIERKVIQFNKKENSTIVIVTHNLNQAERMCDEIINIENGKVGF
- the fdhD gene encoding formate dehydrogenase accessory sulfurtransferase FdhD yields the protein MNEVKEVDIIRIKDNDVAEETDEVIVEYPFTIFLNDNEFITLLCTPSSLEHLAIGFLHSEGLIGTKEDILDVKIDHKKGIAYVYTKNKTNLKEKLYGKRTITTGCGKGTVFYNVIDSFKSKKIKHDFKIDKEDIIRLIRIFNKESELFLKTGGVHSCALCDKDNILIFEEDIGRHNALDKILGKTLMEDIDLKDKMILTSGRISSEVLIKVAKRGIPAIISRSAPTNLTVEMAKDLNITLIGFVRGRKMNIYSNFPSLNF
- a CDS encoding substrate-binding domain-containing protein, which translates into the protein MKKLLSVILCVLLSFSLLAGCSNSNKNEQENKNATTKNEQEKSKDTSDKKEKGSIILATTTSTEDSGLLDYLLPKFKEETGIDVKVVSVGTGQALKKGEDGDADILLVHAKSDEEKFVKEGHGLQRHDVMYNDFILVGPKNDPLKLKENSPNDIVAGLKTISDKQGTFVSRGDESGTHKKELKLWETANLKPEGKWYVSAGSGMGEVLKIASEKQGYTITDRATYLKLKDTLDLDIVIEKEDNLYNQYGIIPVNPNKNKKINKDGAKEFEEWILSEKTQKLIGEYGKKEFGQSLFIPNAK
- a CDS encoding MOSC domain-containing protein, encoding MKIEGKVLQINKSDKKGVSKSPINEGNFIEDFGLEGDAHGGKWHRQVSLLGIESINKMKNMGVEGLDYGAFAENITTEGIIVYELPIGTKLKIGETIQEVTQIGKECHSKCNIAKEIGKCVMPNEGIFTKVLKGGKVKAGDKIIILE
- the moaA gene encoding GTP 3',8-cyclase MoaA; protein product: MKDSFERDINYLRISITDLCNLRCKYCMPEDGINKINHENVLTFEEIYEISKNLVSLGITKIRITGGEPLVRNGIVELVRKISSLDKVKDLSMTTNGILLKKYAKDLKEAGLDRVNISLDTLNEEKYKDITRTGNLKDVLDGIEEAKKVGLNPIKINVVLIDGFNINEIEDFVYITQAEKIDVRFIELMPIGEGLNWNKNSYLSGNIVLEKVKELVKVESEDISSPATYYKLPNGKGRVGIISPMSCKFCSNCNRLRLTSQGKLKLCLHSDEEIDLRKSLRDGEDLKKVIREAILKKPEEHQLEKGVYTNKSMFQIGG